From Novipirellula galeiformis, a single genomic window includes:
- a CDS encoding DUF7133 domain-containing protein — protein MLHRPLFSIVCLSVISSLISQIAVAQNQASSTTEIDGIHFTLAEGLRIEKVTNESLIKWPIVADWDNQGRLVVAESAGVTKPIVEHNKTKPHKLIRLVDSNGDGTFDKRIVAAEQLAFPEGVLCLGNDVLVSAPPLIWKLTDADGDGVCEDREVWFDGQTITGCANDLHGPYLGPDGWVYWCKGAFAAQTHDLVNGQTLQTSAAHIFRRRIDGGPIEPVMTGGMDNPVEVAITPEGEKFFTSTFLQQPGGGLRDGIAHAVYGGVYGKENSVLANHPRTGPLMPILTQLGPAAPSGLACLRSNQLTRFTEHPDTRVLVAALFNLQKVTAHQLVPEGASFRTIDHDLVVADRVDFHPTDVIEDADGSLLVIDTGGWYDLCCPTSRIDQKTASGGIYRISTDKTAQNGFARGPVVVSSAADQASVTTAQLYDRRPWVRRQAGLAVTVAGDTATKSLDAILRDADRSIDDRLTALWSLSRVGSPAAVATISDHLRDPNPQMVQAACHAVSLHRHEGSRPQLERLLKHPSLAVRRVAAEALGQIASAASAPTLLSACEHTGGDRHLEHSLLYALIEIAQSNSIDLIAMANSDTQWTAVLLVLDRVGRSDQVELSRFFTAWSSSDPKLRDIAAEILAKHPQWASESITKIAAMYTQLDAADSPAADNLARLVAGWKNEPSTQQLVADWIGNAAAAKPSQQRFLATQLSQISPTKVPRDWAAPIATWLEAASEPVQRALTENLPRLQIEAADASSLPETIIRIARQAESTDHRLRVLGALPAGRKVDDPELEKEVVASFLSDDETLAPLASKVLQRVKLSDASQLADALPSIPSQSLTTAIEAVHRASNDAIQSKMLAGLASLPAAKTLPQTYLTNLYKRSSKELQAQAQQTAADLIRPAADVKATVDKTLARLSSGDPVRGLQVFRSSKAACSACHRIGYVGHDVGPELTRIGASRTPDALLEAILFPSARQEQSYQGSRVLTIDGQVYNGLIKHRTPETIELQVTAERLVVIPSEEIELLEPSDISVMPAGLAEQLTIEELSDLMALLQSAK, from the coding sequence ATGCTCCATCGGCCGCTTTTCTCGATTGTCTGTTTGTCAGTCATTTCCAGCCTGATTTCGCAGATCGCGGTTGCCCAAAACCAAGCGAGTTCGACCACCGAGATTGATGGGATTCACTTCACGCTCGCCGAGGGGTTGCGGATTGAAAAGGTCACGAACGAATCCTTGATCAAATGGCCGATCGTCGCCGATTGGGACAATCAAGGTCGTTTGGTGGTCGCCGAGTCCGCAGGCGTCACCAAGCCCATCGTCGAACACAACAAAACCAAACCTCACAAACTGATCCGTTTAGTCGATAGCAACGGCGATGGAACGTTTGACAAGCGAATCGTTGCCGCCGAGCAACTCGCCTTTCCCGAAGGCGTCTTGTGTCTGGGAAACGACGTGCTCGTCTCGGCACCGCCGTTGATTTGGAAACTGACCGATGCCGACGGGGATGGAGTTTGCGAAGATCGTGAAGTCTGGTTCGATGGGCAAACGATCACCGGCTGTGCAAACGATTTACATGGCCCGTATCTTGGTCCCGATGGATGGGTTTATTGGTGCAAGGGTGCCTTTGCAGCCCAGACGCACGATCTTGTTAATGGCCAGACCCTGCAAACCTCAGCCGCTCACATTTTTCGTCGCCGCATCGACGGGGGACCGATTGAACCGGTGATGACGGGCGGGATGGACAATCCAGTCGAAGTCGCCATCACCCCTGAGGGCGAGAAATTCTTTACCAGCACCTTTTTGCAACAACCTGGCGGCGGACTCCGCGATGGGATCGCCCACGCTGTCTACGGAGGCGTGTACGGCAAAGAGAATTCGGTCTTGGCGAATCATCCTCGCACGGGACCATTGATGCCAATTTTGACCCAACTTGGCCCGGCGGCGCCCAGTGGACTCGCTTGCCTAAGATCCAATCAATTGACGCGATTCACCGAGCACCCGGATACACGTGTCCTTGTCGCCGCCTTGTTCAATTTGCAAAAAGTAACCGCCCATCAATTGGTTCCCGAGGGTGCCAGCTTCCGCACGATCGATCACGACTTGGTGGTCGCCGACCGTGTTGACTTTCATCCCACCGATGTGATCGAAGACGCGGATGGCAGTCTACTGGTGATCGATACCGGAGGTTGGTACGACCTGTGTTGCCCTACGTCGCGAATCGATCAAAAAACGGCCTCAGGTGGCATCTATCGAATCTCGACGGACAAGACAGCTCAAAACGGCTTCGCTCGCGGGCCGGTGGTCGTTTCCTCCGCCGCTGACCAAGCGTCGGTAACGACAGCACAATTGTACGATCGGCGGCCTTGGGTTCGTCGCCAAGCGGGCTTGGCCGTGACGGTTGCGGGCGACACAGCGACCAAGTCTCTCGATGCCATCCTCCGTGATGCGGATCGTTCGATCGACGACCGACTGACCGCATTGTGGTCGCTTAGCCGAGTCGGCAGCCCCGCGGCGGTCGCTACCATTTCCGATCACCTGCGTGATCCCAATCCGCAAATGGTGCAAGCGGCTTGTCACGCCGTGTCGCTTCACCGCCACGAGGGCTCGCGCCCGCAACTCGAGCGTTTACTGAAACATCCCTCGCTTGCCGTCCGCCGCGTTGCCGCCGAAGCACTCGGCCAAATCGCGAGCGCTGCCTCGGCCCCCACATTACTATCCGCATGCGAACATACCGGCGGCGATCGCCACTTAGAACACTCCTTGTTGTACGCATTGATCGAAATCGCGCAATCGAATTCCATCGATCTGATCGCGATGGCTAACTCCGACACGCAATGGACCGCCGTGTTGCTGGTTCTCGACCGCGTCGGACGCAGCGACCAAGTCGAGCTCTCTCGGTTCTTTACGGCCTGGAGCAGCAGCGATCCCAAGTTGCGTGACATCGCCGCAGAAATTTTGGCCAAGCACCCTCAATGGGCATCGGAATCGATCACCAAGATCGCTGCGATGTACACTCAGCTCGATGCTGCGGATTCCCCCGCTGCGGACAACCTCGCACGTCTGGTCGCGGGTTGGAAGAACGAACCATCGACCCAGCAATTGGTCGCCGATTGGATCGGCAACGCCGCCGCAGCGAAACCGTCGCAGCAACGGTTCTTGGCCACTCAGCTGAGCCAAATCTCGCCCACGAAGGTCCCACGTGACTGGGCTGCCCCAATCGCGACGTGGTTGGAAGCCGCGAGTGAACCGGTGCAACGGGCGCTAACCGAAAATTTACCTCGGCTCCAAATCGAAGCGGCCGATGCGTCCTCGTTACCCGAAACAATCATTCGCATCGCACGTCAAGCGGAATCGACCGACCATCGCTTGCGTGTGCTTGGGGCACTCCCCGCAGGACGCAAAGTCGACGATCCCGAACTCGAAAAAGAGGTCGTCGCGTCGTTCTTGAGCGACGACGAAACGCTTGCCCCGCTAGCATCCAAAGTGCTCCAGCGAGTGAAACTCTCGGATGCAAGCCAATTGGCCGATGCGTTGCCAAGCATCCCCTCGCAATCCTTGACGACCGCCATCGAAGCGGTCCATCGGGCCAGCAATGATGCAATCCAATCCAAGATGCTGGCGGGACTCGCATCCCTGCCTGCCGCGAAAACGTTGCCGCAAACCTACTTGACGAATCTGTATAAACGATCATCCAAGGAACTGCAGGCACAGGCCCAGCAGACCGCCGCGGATTTGATCCGTCCCGCGGCGGACGTCAAGGCCACGGTCGACAAGACACTGGCCCGACTGAGCAGCGGCGATCCCGTTCGCGGATTGCAAGTGTTCCGTAGCAGCAAGGCAGCCTGTAGTGCTTGCCACCGCATCGGTTACGTCGGACATGACGTTGGCCCCGAGCTCACTCGCATTGGCGCCAGCCGGACACCCGACGCGTTGTTGGAAGCGATCTTGTTCCCCAGCGCCCGCCAAGAACAGAGTTACCAGGGCTCTCGCGTGTTGACGATCGATGGCCAGGTCTACAACGGGCTGATCAAACATCGCACCCCCGAAACCATCGAACTGCAAGTCACCGCCGAACGATTGGTGGTGATCCCAAGCGAAGAGATCGAACTGCTTGAACCGAGCGACATCTCGGTGATGCCAGCCGGCTTGGCCGAGCAATTGACAATCGAAGAGCTCTCGGACCTGATGGCATTATTGCAATCGGCGAAGTAG
- a CDS encoding N-acetylglucosamine kinase, with amino-acid sequence MHQDDLILGIDGGGSKTVAWLARRNHQCRTETIGRGRSGPSNGRSVGFDQATANLDLAIDAVFADAKRTRTTVASACLSLAGADREAEQQLIRTWAEQCQLSHRITITNDAMPVLYAASRDGVGIALISGTGSLAIGRSADGSTARCGGWGGLFGDEGSGYQIGVAGLRAAARAADGRGPQTSLLPSILEHYQITSPSELIPVIYSEQTNRASIARLALIVFAAAESGDVAAGDIIESAAAELCEMVTALATRLGFAETPFAFAVTGGVLTQQPRFADRLCQLLSDVGLQPQIHPIREPVAGAVSIAATQLNA; translated from the coding sequence ATGCACCAAGACGACTTGATTCTAGGTATCGACGGAGGCGGTTCGAAGACGGTTGCGTGGTTGGCTCGTCGCAATCACCAATGCCGCACCGAAACGATCGGTCGTGGACGGTCGGGACCCTCCAACGGCCGCAGTGTCGGGTTCGACCAAGCGACCGCGAACCTCGACCTCGCGATCGACGCTGTGTTTGCGGACGCCAAGCGAACCAGGACAACGGTGGCGAGCGCGTGCTTGTCGCTGGCCGGTGCCGATCGCGAGGCCGAGCAACAGTTGATTCGCACGTGGGCCGAGCAATGCCAATTGTCGCATCGCATAACGATCACCAATGATGCGATGCCGGTGTTGTACGCGGCGTCGCGTGATGGAGTCGGCATCGCATTGATCTCCGGCACTGGATCGCTGGCAATCGGACGCAGTGCGGACGGATCGACGGCGCGGTGTGGAGGTTGGGGTGGTTTGTTTGGTGATGAGGGAAGCGGCTACCAAATCGGAGTGGCTGGTTTGCGTGCCGCAGCCCGCGCCGCCGATGGACGCGGTCCGCAAACGAGCTTGCTGCCGAGCATCCTCGAGCATTACCAAATCACCAGCCCAAGCGAATTGATCCCGGTCATCTATTCCGAGCAAACCAATCGCGCGTCGATCGCTCGGCTTGCCTTGATTGTGTTCGCAGCTGCGGAGTCGGGGGATGTTGCCGCAGGAGACATTATCGAGTCCGCCGCGGCGGAGTTGTGCGAGATGGTCACAGCGTTGGCAACGCGTCTGGGATTTGCCGAAACGCCGTTTGCGTTTGCCGTCACCGGCGGCGTGCTGACGCAACAGCCACGTTTTGCCGATCGTCTGTGTCAGCTGCTGTCGGATGTGGGGCTGCAACCGCAGATTCATCCGATCCGCGAACCGGTCGCCGGAGCGGTCTCGATCGCTGCGACCCAGCTAAACGCCTAG
- the murQ gene encoding N-acetylmuramic acid 6-phosphate etherase, whose protein sequence is MLEKLTTEARNPESSKIDSLSALEIVRLMNSQDASIAAAVATQAESIAAAIDVIADRFRAGGRLLYMGAGTSGRLGVLDASECPPTFNTPAKMVVGLIAGGRDALTRAIEGAEDHPEFGQRDLADHHVCDKDVVMGIATSGRTPYVIGGLQFANQVGAFTIGLSCNADCELRPHCQIMISPVVGPEVISGSTRMKAGTATKMVLNMLTTGAMVRIGKTYGNLMVDLRATNAKLSMRSCQIVSDITGIAPEEARRLLDRCDGEVKTAIVSHLQEVTAEAARQQLADCGGHLRRVLNQDRPQ, encoded by the coding sequence ATGCTTGAAAAACTGACTACGGAAGCTCGCAATCCTGAGTCGAGCAAAATCGATTCGCTCTCGGCGCTCGAGATCGTGCGGTTGATGAATTCGCAAGACGCCAGCATTGCTGCGGCCGTGGCCACTCAAGCGGAGTCGATTGCGGCCGCGATCGATGTGATCGCCGATCGTTTTCGCGCGGGAGGTCGACTGCTTTATATGGGGGCGGGCACCTCCGGCCGCTTGGGGGTATTGGATGCCAGCGAATGTCCGCCGACGTTCAACACCCCCGCCAAGATGGTGGTCGGTTTAATCGCAGGCGGCCGAGACGCGCTAACGCGAGCGATCGAAGGCGCCGAAGATCACCCCGAGTTTGGCCAGCGAGATTTGGCCGACCATCACGTTTGCGACAAAGATGTGGTGATGGGGATCGCGACGAGTGGGCGAACGCCTTACGTGATCGGCGGTCTGCAATTCGCCAACCAAGTCGGTGCGTTCACGATCGGATTGAGCTGCAATGCCGATTGCGAACTGAGACCTCATTGTCAAATCATGATTTCGCCCGTCGTCGGTCCTGAAGTGATTAGCGGTTCGACCCGCATGAAGGCGGGGACCGCCACCAAGATGGTGTTGAACATGCTCACCACCGGGGCGATGGTCCGAATCGGCAAGACGTACGGCAATTTGATGGTCGATCTACGCGCCACCAATGCGAAGTTGAGCATGCGATCTTGCCAAATCGTTTCGGACATCACGGGCATCGCACCCGAGGAAGCTCGCCGTTTGTTGGACCGTTGCGATGGCGAAGTGAAGACGGCAATCGTTTCGCATTTGCAAGAAGTCACTGCGGAGGCGGCGCGTCAACAGCTGGCCGATTGCGGGGGACATTTACGCCGCGTTCTCAACCAAGATCGTCCTCAATAA
- a CDS encoding sodium:solute symporter codes for MAISSIDAAILVLYMLIMVALGLWVGRDQKDLSGYLLGGRDLPWWAILGSIVATETSTATFLSVPGIAFAADGDMRFLQLAFGFLVGRVIVAIVLVPLYCRGEIFTAYEILQQRFGGASKKCASLLFLITRNLGDGLRLFLAGIALEKVLGIDLHLCIAVIGIATIVYTFFGGMKAVIWSDCIQLVVYMVGGFLALKILVGFLPGGWSELFEFGNSTGRFHILDFRWQSTATFNLWSETYTFWSGLIGGAVLTLGTHGTDQMFVQRYLCARSGRDAQRAVIASGFVVFAQFALFLLLGVALAAYYTNVDPQTFAHNDEVFATFIVDHLPIGLVGITLAAVFAAAMSTLSSSLNSSAAAAVSDFYAPWAYPEVGDDPSHPDHSDKLLLAGRSFTIIFGILQIAIGMGASYVSRSVVGDALAIAGFTAGILLGVFGLGMFTRSAHQRGALVGMVCGIAVLTGIKFGTTIAWPWYAIIGSLTTFVCGYLASQLISPLHAPAASTVEDDSMRDKE; via the coding sequence TTGGCAATCAGTTCGATCGACGCTGCGATCTTAGTCCTCTACATGCTGATCATGGTCGCGTTGGGGCTTTGGGTAGGGCGTGACCAGAAGGATTTATCGGGATACTTGCTCGGCGGACGCGATTTGCCGTGGTGGGCGATCCTGGGTTCGATCGTGGCGACCGAAACCAGTACCGCCACATTTTTAAGTGTGCCGGGAATCGCGTTCGCGGCCGACGGCGACATGCGTTTCTTACAACTCGCGTTCGGATTTCTAGTGGGCCGCGTGATCGTAGCGATCGTGCTGGTGCCGTTGTACTGTCGTGGCGAAATTTTTACCGCCTATGAAATTTTGCAACAGCGATTCGGCGGGGCTAGCAAGAAATGTGCCTCCCTTTTGTTTCTGATCACGCGGAATCTGGGAGACGGACTGCGGCTCTTTTTAGCCGGCATCGCGCTCGAAAAGGTGCTCGGAATCGACCTGCACCTCTGCATCGCCGTGATCGGGATCGCCACGATCGTGTACACGTTCTTTGGCGGAATGAAGGCCGTGATCTGGAGCGACTGTATCCAATTGGTCGTCTACATGGTTGGCGGTTTCTTGGCGTTGAAGATCTTAGTCGGCTTCTTGCCGGGCGGGTGGTCTGAGTTGTTCGAATTTGGCAACTCGACCGGGCGCTTTCACATCCTCGATTTCCGCTGGCAATCGACCGCCACGTTTAACCTTTGGAGCGAAACGTATACGTTTTGGTCGGGTTTGATCGGCGGCGCTGTGCTGACGCTAGGCACCCATGGCACCGACCAAATGTTTGTCCAGCGTTACCTTTGTGCGCGCAGCGGACGCGATGCGCAACGCGCCGTCATCGCCAGCGGCTTTGTGGTCTTTGCTCAATTCGCCCTGTTTCTACTGCTGGGCGTTGCCTTGGCCGCCTATTACACCAATGTCGATCCCCAAACCTTCGCCCACAACGACGAAGTCTTTGCCACCTTTATTGTCGACCATCTACCGATCGGCTTGGTCGGAATCACGCTGGCCGCCGTCTTCGCCGCAGCGATGTCGACCCTTTCCAGCTCACTGAACTCTTCCGCCGCTGCCGCCGTATCGGATTTCTACGCGCCTTGGGCTTACCCCGAGGTCGGCGACGATCCATCTCATCCCGATCACAGCGACAAACTGCTGTTGGCCGGCCGTTCCTTCACCATCATTTTTGGGATACTCCAAATCGCCATTGGAATGGGAGCCAGCTACGTGTCACGCAGCGTCGTCGGAGATGCGTTGGCGATCGCGGGCTTCACCGCTGGCATCTTGCTCGGGGTGTTCGGGCTTGGCATGTTCACCCGTTCGGCCCATCAACGCGGTGCCCTGGTGGGGATGGTCTGCGGGATCGCGGTTTTGACCGGGATCAAATTTGGAACCACCATTGCTTGGCCCTGGTACGCGATCATTGGATCGCTGACCACCTTTGTCTGCGGTTACCTTGCGAGTCAATTGATTTCCCCTCTCCATGCACCCGCTGCGTCTACCGTCGAGGATGACTCGATGCGTGACAAGGAATAA
- a CDS encoding exo-beta-N-acetylmuramidase NamZ family protein, with protein sequence MNRNVLFSLLFAVALFTALPRTAPAQVLAGIDVLERDHFQQLAGRKIGLITNHTGANARGVSTVKLFHDSPNVNLVALFSPEHGFAGVLDHENIGDQRDSLTGLKVHSLYGKTRVPTPEMLAGIDTLVFDIQDIGTRFYTYISTMGGAMKAAAEHRVRFVVLDRPNPIDGITVQGPVLDRGGESFVGYHPISVRHGMTIAELARMFQAEWKLDLDLQTIPIEGWNRREMFDATGRLWINPSPNMRSLNQALLYPGIGLLETTNVSVGRGTDTPFELLGAPWIDALTLARELNAAALKGVRFVPVEFTPNASKYESETCGGVNIIVIDRASFDPLETGLLLAITLHRLYPKDWKTTSLNRLLVSEKTRDGILDGKSIDELQAAYQNELNDFIRRREAFLLYR encoded by the coding sequence ATGAACCGAAACGTTTTGTTTTCTCTGTTGTTTGCCGTTGCTCTATTTACGGCGTTGCCGCGGACTGCCCCCGCTCAAGTTCTCGCCGGCATCGATGTGCTCGAAAGAGACCATTTCCAACAACTCGCCGGTCGCAAGATTGGCTTGATTACGAATCACACGGGGGCCAACGCTCGCGGCGTTTCCACCGTCAAGCTTTTTCATGATTCGCCGAATGTTAACCTAGTGGCGCTGTTCAGTCCCGAGCATGGCTTCGCCGGCGTCTTGGACCATGAGAACATCGGGGATCAACGTGACTCATTGACAGGTCTGAAAGTCCATAGCTTGTACGGCAAAACACGAGTGCCAACACCCGAGATGCTCGCAGGAATCGACACACTCGTGTTTGACATTCAAGATATCGGCACGCGTTTCTACACCTACATCTCGACGATGGGCGGCGCGATGAAGGCAGCGGCCGAGCACCGCGTTCGCTTCGTTGTCTTGGATCGCCCCAACCCGATCGATGGGATCACCGTGCAAGGCCCTGTCTTGGATCGTGGCGGCGAGTCGTTCGTCGGATACCACCCGATTTCCGTACGCCATGGCATGACGATTGCGGAATTGGCAAGGATGTTCCAAGCCGAATGGAAACTTGATCTCGATTTACAAACCATTCCAATTGAGGGCTGGAATCGCCGCGAGATGTTTGACGCCACAGGACGACTGTGGATCAACCCGTCACCGAACATGCGCAGCTTGAACCAAGCGTTGCTCTACCCCGGAATCGGGCTGTTGGAAACCACCAACGTCTCGGTGGGACGCGGTACTGACACTCCCTTCGAACTTCTCGGCGCCCCCTGGATCGATGCCCTCACGCTGGCGAGGGAACTGAACGCCGCCGCACTCAAAGGAGTGCGGTTCGTGCCGGTCGAGTTCACCCCGAACGCGAGTAAGTACGAGTCCGAAACGTGTGGCGGCGTGAACATCATCGTCATCGACCGAGCCAGCTTTGATCCGCTCGAAACCGGTTTGTTGCTGGCTATTACGCTGCATCGACTCTATCCCAAGGATTGGAAGACAACGTCGCTGAACCGATTGCTGGTTAGCGAAAAAACTCGCGATGGGATTCTCGATGGCAAATCGATTGACGAACTGCAAGCGGCCTACCAAAACGAGCTGAACGACTTCATACGCCGCCGCGAAGCGTTCTTGCTGTATCGCTAA
- a CDS encoding exo-beta-N-acetylmuramidase NamZ family protein: MKREIMLGLEACVAERPPALRSARIGLLMNRASVDRNLRLACDVLHDAYPGQIAALFTPQHGLWGDAQANMIETDHGWHAGLDVPIYSLYSASRRPSPEMLAGLDCFVIDLQDVGTRVYTFVWTMLECLHACAEANVAVLVLDRPNPIGGRIIEGPLLEDAYRSFVGGAPVPMRHGLTMGELALLLKSELQIDVSLEIVPVQRWSPEDLFAALGRHWLLPSPNLPTAQSAIIYPGQVLLEGTNLSEGRGTTTPFEVVGAPFIDPDTMIQALGDIDLPGVHFLPLYFRPTFDKWRDQLCGGVSIHITDAERFRSLKTSIAILSVIQQHWPNDFRWLDPPYEYETRKPPIDIIYGSNKLREGLGSGQTVDGLTEVDVTAWNQRTFEFQIYDPSEQRFRG; the protein is encoded by the coding sequence ATGAAGCGTGAAATCATGCTTGGGCTCGAAGCCTGCGTGGCCGAGCGTCCCCCGGCGCTCCGATCCGCGCGGATCGGTTTACTGATGAACCGCGCCTCGGTTGACCGCAACCTTCGTTTGGCCTGCGATGTCTTGCACGATGCGTATCCAGGCCAAATCGCCGCCCTGTTCACACCTCAGCATGGGCTATGGGGCGACGCCCAAGCGAATATGATCGAAACCGACCACGGCTGGCACGCGGGGTTGGACGTTCCGATCTATAGTCTGTACAGCGCCTCGCGGCGACCGTCACCCGAGATGCTCGCCGGACTCGATTGCTTTGTGATCGACTTGCAAGACGTGGGCACACGTGTTTACACCTTCGTGTGGACGATGCTGGAGTGCCTGCACGCGTGTGCCGAAGCAAACGTCGCGGTACTGGTGTTGGACCGGCCCAACCCGATCGGCGGCCGGATCATCGAAGGCCCCTTGTTAGAGGACGCGTATCGCAGCTTTGTCGGCGGAGCGCCCGTTCCGATGCGTCATGGATTGACGATGGGCGAACTAGCGTTGCTGCTGAAATCCGAGTTGCAAATCGATGTTTCGCTTGAGATTGTCCCCGTTCAGAGATGGTCTCCGGAGGACTTGTTTGCAGCACTCGGTCGGCACTGGCTATTACCTTCACCCAACTTGCCCACCGCCCAGTCCGCGATCATCTATCCTGGCCAAGTTTTGCTCGAGGGAACCAATCTCTCCGAAGGCCGTGGCACCACGACGCCATTCGAAGTCGTCGGTGCTCCGTTTATCGATCCTGATACCATGATCCAAGCCCTAGGCGACATCGACCTACCAGGCGTCCATTTTTTGCCGCTTTATTTTCGGCCTACCTTTGACAAATGGCGAGACCAGCTCTGTGGAGGCGTCTCCATTCACATCACCGACGCCGAACGTTTCCGCTCACTGAAAACATCGATCGCAATCCTCTCCGTGATCCAACAACATTGGCCCAATGATTTTCGCTGGCTCGATCCACCCTACGAGTACGAGACACGAAAGCCGCCGATCGACATTATCTACGGCAGCAACAAGTTACGAGAGGGATTAGGTTCGGGCCAGACGGTCGACGGACTTACCGAAGTCGATGTCACCGCGTGGAACCAACGAACGTTCGAATTCCAAATCTACGATCCCAGCGAGCAGCGTTTTCGCGGTTGA